From one Culex quinquefasciatus strain JHB chromosome 3, VPISU_Cqui_1.0_pri_paternal, whole genome shotgun sequence genomic stretch:
- the LOC6047019 gene encoding ionotropic receptor 75a, with protein sequence MAIEKLFLSRTFLVGCVILLTQSPAVSAEGAFPGLVLRGLLETLGHPLKVTVMSCWGESDKLEVFKVLSERYLTCFVDDHISRFVEDINDHQTFLVVDLACPGTKQLLKSAGLLLFMKYRWLIVNSKFFVEDNPSEEDQVQFFEQSLADLSLLVSSEIFIFIKQSANNFSVNQIFKHFELAPFKVELFGLWIDGSFKDERNERVTSVRRLDLQGHTLQASMVVTNQETLQHLTDYKEKHIDTITKVNYILTNCLAAYMGAHVNYSVVSTWGYLNTTTGRWDGMIGELSQLRADLGASPLFFTADRVAVIEYVAMTSATRSKFIFRSPKLSFTENVFLLPFDDLVWMCIGGVVLLSSGLLVITGLAEWRVPLTVDDPADATILRPSFRDTLLVIYGATCQQGASILPRSFAARTITLIAFLVLMFLYGCYSANIVALLQSPSTKIRTLEDMLASRLKFGVHDTVFNRYYFTHASEPTRQAIYERKIRQPDGSQSFIALEQGVDKIRNGLYAFHVEQGVGYKVISETYQEDEKCGLQEVQYLQVIDPYYAIQKNSSFKEHVKIGLFRLNEHGIQFRENANLYTKKPKCTGGGGKFVPVSLVDTEPAILVIVWGAGLSATVFTAELIWWKVYRWFQDWKGSRVIRMVH encoded by the exons ATGgcgattgaaaaacttttccttTCGAGGACCTTCTTGGTCGGATGTGTCATTTTGCTGACACAATCTCCGGCGGTGTCCGCTGAAGGAGCTTTCCCGGGATTGGTGCTTCGCGGATTGCTGGAGACGCTGGGACATCCGCTGAAGGTTACCGTCATGAGCTGTTGGGGTGAATCGGACAAGTTGGAGGTGTTTAAAGTGCTAAGTGAGAGATATCTTACCTGTTTCGTTGATGATCACATAAGTCGCTTTGTGGAGGACATCAACGATCATCAGACCTTTTTGGTGGTGGATTTGGCATGCCCAGGAACTAAGCAACTGCTCAAATCCGCTGGACTGTTGCTCTTCATGAAATATCGTTGGTTGATTGTAAACTCAAAGTTTTTCGTCGAAGACAATCCCTCAGAAGAAGATCAAGTACAATTTTTCGAACAAAGTTTAGCAGATCTTTCCCTGCTTGTCAGCAGTGAAATCTTCATCTTTATCAAGCAAAGTGCGAACAATTTTTCGGTCAATCAGATTTTCAAGCACTTTGAGCTGGCACCGTTTAAAGTAGAACTGTTTGGATTGTGGATCGATGGGAGTTTTAAAGATGAACGCAACGAGCGTGTCACTTCCGTGAGGAGACTTGATCTGCAAGGTCACACGCTGCAGGCATCGATGGTTGTAACCAATCAGGAAACGTTGCAGCATTTGACGGATTACAA GGAGAAGCACATCGACACCATCACCAAGGTCAACTACATCCTCACGAACTGTCTGGCCGCGTACATGGGCGCCCACGTCAACTACTCGGTGGTGTCCACGTGGGGCTACCTCAACACGACGACCGGCCGCTGGGACGGCATGATCGGCGAGCTGTCCCAGCTGCGCGCGGACCTGGGCGCCTCGCCGCTGTTCTTCACCGCGGACCGGGTCGCCGTGATCGAGTACGTTGCGATGACTTCCGCGACGCGGTCCAAGTTTATCTTTCGCTCGCCGAAGCTTTCCTTCACGGAGAATGTGTTCCTGTTGCCGTTTGATGAT CTCGTCTGGATGTGTATCGGTGGAGTTGTCCTGCTGTCGTCAGGATTGTTGGTCATTACGGGTTTGGCCGAGTGGCGCGTCCCGCTGACTGTTGATGATCCCGCGGACGCAACGATTCTGCGGCCAAGCTTTCGGGACACCCTGTTAGTGATCTATGGAGCTACCTGTCAACAGGGTGCCTCGATCTTACCGCGGAGCTTCGCCGCTCGTACGATCACGTTGATTGCGTTCCTGGTGCTGATGTTCCTGTATGGATGCTACTCGGCGAACATCGTAGCCCTGCTGCAGAGCCCGTCGACGAAGATCCGAACGCTGGAAGATATGCTGGCGTCAAGGTTGAAGTTCGGAGTTCATGATACGGTATTTAATAGGTATTACTTCACCCATGCGTCGGAACCAACCAGGCAGGCAATCTACGAGCGGAAGATCCGGCAACCGGATGGGTCGCAGAGCTTCATCGCGCTGGAACAGGGCGTGGACAAGATTCGCAACGGTTTGTACGCGTTCCACGTGGAGCAGGGCGTTGGATACAAGGTCATCAGTGAAACGTACCAAGAAGACGAAAAGTGTGGCCTCCAGGAGGTTCAGTACCTGCAGGTGATTGACCCGTACTACGCGATCCAGAAGAACTCCTCGTTCAAGGAGCACGTCAAAATTGG ACTGTTCCGTCTCAACGAGCACGGTATTCAGTTCCGGGAGAATGCCAACCTGTACACGAAGAAGCCCAAGTGTACCGGCGGAGGGGGCAAGTTCGTTCCGGTCAGTCTGGTGGACACCGAACCGGCCATCCTGGTCATCGTGTGGGGCGCAGGACTTTCAGCGACCGTTTTCACTGCAGAACTCATCTGGTGGAAGGTGTACAGGTGGTTCCAGGATTGGAAGGGCTCGCGTGTCATCAGAATGGTGCATTGA